One window of Mastacembelus armatus chromosome 20, fMasArm1.2, whole genome shotgun sequence genomic DNA carries:
- the bhlhe22 gene encoding class E basic helix-loop-helix protein 22, with the protein MDRRMNLNGSAGDIFHKTLSAVSTKKMDPFRSTAGIELPARDHQSPISCFDQTDPDPIQPGGLAGGRGAPLGLPTGSLCVKYGESANRTSAAESSGGEQSPDDDSDDRCDMVLLTDGRTVAAGKGEGGKKTKEQKLLRLNINARERRRMHDLNDALDELRAVIPYAHSPSVRKLSKIATLLLAKNYILMQAQALEEMRRLVAYLNQGQAISAASIPATTALAAPGLGAYEQPPGYPFSTGVAASSCPDKCALFNNATSSLCKQCTDKP; encoded by the coding sequence ATGGACCGGAGGATGAACTTGAACGGCAGCGCAGGCGACATTTTTCATAAAACTCTCAGCGCCGTGTCCACTAAGAAAATGGACCCTTTCAGGTCAACGGCCGGCATTGAACTACCAGCCAGAGACCACCAGTCACCGATCAGCTGCTTTGACCAGACAGATCCAGACCCGATTCAGCCGGGTGGACTGGCCGGAGGTCGAGGGGCACCGCTGGGTCTGCCGACCGGATCTTTGTGTGTCAAATACGGGGAGAGCGCCAACAGGACCTCGGCGGCGGAGAGCAGCGGCGGAGAGCAGAGTCCCGACGATGACAGTGACGACAGGTGTGACATGGTGCTTCTAACAGACGGGCGGACGGTGGCCGCGGGGAAAGGAGAAGGAGGTAAGAAAACCAAAGAACAGAAATTACTGAGGTTAAACATCAATGCCAGAGAAAGACGACGGATGCACGATCTGAACGACGCGCTGGATGAGCTTAGGGCGGTCATCCCGTACGCGCACAGCCCGTCAGTGCGGAAACTCTCCAAAATTGCCACTTTGCTGCTCGCCAAAAACTACATCCTGATGCAGGCTCAGGCActggaggagatgaggaggCTAGTGGCGTATCTCAACCAGGGCCAAGCCATCTCCGCTGCCTCGATACCGGCCACCACTGCCCTCGCAGCTCCCGGTCTAGGCGCGTACGAACAGCCGCCTGGATATCCCTTCTCGACCGGGGTAGCTGCATCCTCCTGCCCCGATAAATGTGCCCTATTCAACAACGCCACCTCCAGCCTCTGCAAACAGTGCACTGACAAGCCT